From Corticium candelabrum chromosome 13, ooCorCand1.1, whole genome shotgun sequence, a single genomic window includes:
- the LOC134188639 gene encoding lipoyltransferase 1, mitochondrial-like, with protein MQVIRSVSRNAFSNLALEEWLLANRNFSNQRILYIYENSPSVVIGRHQNPWIECNVGQCGSRNVAIVRRHSGGGAVYHDIGNTNISFLTQTKDYNRAANLELIVRAMKRHFNINLTVSSRDDLLIHGKYKVSGSAARITRRGCYHHLTLLVDVDTSAIRDILRSRMPIIQSKATQSVPSPMGTLSQIRDSVTHQQVADAVATEFLETGHAHTYSSTSVDPDEKRFPEISKLSNALRAWDWTYGKTPPFTVRREAVLPIGEMKLELQCIRGNITAASVDCPSLTYTDCSIMSQHLNGMNSSLSQTMFIKIWFLLQGQRFWPSDIRKAMSYAARHLRDNGNENSRLACDWVAESVM; from the exons ATGCAAGTGATTCGCTCTGTCAGTCGAAATGCGTTCAGCAACCTTGCTTTAGAAGAATG GCTGCTAGCCAATAGAAACTTCTCTAATCAAAGGATTCTGTACATATACGAAAATTCTCCTTCG GTTGTCATTGGAAGACACCAG AATCCATGGATTGAGTGCAACGTCGGTCAGTGTGGTTCTCGAAATGTTGCCATAGTGAGACGACACAGTGGAGGTGGTGCAGTCTACCAC GATATCGGCaacacaaacatttcatttctaacacaaacaaaagactACAATCGGGCGGCCAATTTGGAACTTATTGTACGAGCAATGAAACGACACTTCAATATCAACTTGACTGTTTCATCACGAGACGACTTGTTGATTCATGGCAAATACAAG GTGTCCGGGTCAGCTGCTAGGATTACACGTCGTGGTTGCTATCATCATCTAACTTTGTTGGTAGATGTGGACACATCAGCCATTCGAGATATCTTGAGATCAAGAATG CCTATCATTCAATCTAAAGCAACACAAAGCGTCCCATCACCTATGGGCACTCTGAGTCAAATCAGAGACAGTGTAACACACCAACAAGTAGCAGATGCAGTTGCCACTGAATTTCTAGAAACAGGCCACGCCCACACATACTCGTCAACAAGCGTTGACCCAGATGAGAAACGATTCCCTGAGATATCAAAACTGTCAAATGCGCTACGA GCTTGGGACTGGACGTATGGTAAAACGCCTCCATTTACTGTGAGAAGAGAAGCAGTTTTGCCCATAGGAGAAATG AAATTGGAATTGCAGTGCATCCGCGGAAACATAACAGCAGCATCTGTTGACTGTCCAAGCCTAACATACACTGATTGCTCGATAATGTCTCAGCATCTAAATGGTATGAATAGTTCTTTGTCACAAACAATGTTTATAAAAATATGGTTTCTTCTTCAAGGACAACGTTTCTGGCCATCTGACATCCGTAAAGCTATGAGTTATGCTGCCAGGCATCTGCGAGACAATGGAAATGAAAACAGTAGATTAGCATGTGATTGGGTTGCTGAGAGTGTAATGTAG
- the LOC134188961 gene encoding eukaryotic translation initiation factor 3 subunit M-like, which translates to MTASVTAFIDITEEEQAQELKDYLTSLGASFDETTSGEVDVAKIIQAVANSFSICMAKASDEDAESVLNCVLSFSFMLKQDEFLSVLRSLTRELSSNITTENRHSRFQLLNILYAAMDEKCPVRLDVWIALLRLSVDLNSTLTVPVSLKKLNGWLTVWKTEKTKAREAYHVLHKTLRHYKKKEASDVQVDLLRTYSADELPTASADAHQCIIDAVADPEALLLDHLLVLLPIEALKGTEVHELLKIFVSGTLSDYITFYAEHQTFIESEGLSHEKNLKKMRLLTIISLAASSSEVTFEQIAPQLKLEEDKIEEFVINGIRAKLIGAKINQVEKKVQFTSLMHRQFDRQQWESLNSRLNAWKMNISKVFGSIKSVVGLT; encoded by the exons ATGACAGCGTCGGTAACGGCGTTTATAGACATAACAGAGGAGGAACAG GCTCAAGAGTTGAAAGATTATTTAACATCTCTTGGAGCGTCGTTTGATGAGACGACATCAGGAGAAGTTGACGTGGCGAAGATTATTCAAGCAGTAGCCAACTCGTTTTCGATTTGTATGGCGAAAGCAAGTGATGAAG ATGCAGAGAGTGTGCTGAATTGTGTACTATCGTTCTCATTCATGTTGAAACAAGACGAGTTCTTATCCGTTCTTCGTTCGTTGACACGAGAACTCTCGTCCAACATCACAACTGAAAACAGACATTCACGATTTCAACT ATTGAATATTCTGTATGCTGCAATGGACGAGAAGTGTCCTGTACGATTGGACGTGTGGATCGCATTGCTGCgtttgtctgtcgatctgAACAGCACTCTGACTGTCCCCGTCAGCTTGAAGAAG TTGAATGGATGGCTGACAGTGTGGAAAACAGAGAAAACGAAAGCGAGGGAAGCATATCATGTGTTACATAAAACATTGAGACATTATAAGAAAAA AGAAGCCAGTGATGTGCAAGTTGACTTGTTGAGAACGTACAGTGCTGACGAACTTCCTACAGCATCAGCTGATGCACATCAGTGTATTATAGACGCTGTTGCAGATCCAGAGGCTTTGCTGCTTGATCATCTACTCGTATTGCTACCAATTGAAGCATTGAAAGGAACAGAAGTGCACGAG CTTTTGAAAATATTTGTGAGCGGCACACTCTCTGATTACATAACCTTTTATGCAGAACATCAAACATTCATTGAGTCAGAAG GGCTTTCACATGAGAAAAACTTAAAGAAAATGCGTCTGCTGACAATCATTTCTTTGGCTGCATCATCTAGTGAGGTGACGTTTGAGCAGATAGCTCCACAGTTGAAGTTGGAAGAAGATAAAATTGAGGAGTTTGTAATCAACG GTATACGGGCTAAGCTAATAGGAGCAAAGATCAACCAAGTTGAAAAGAAAGTGCAGTTTAC GTCACTCATGCATCGCCAGTTTGATCGTCAACAATGGGAGTCACTCAATAGTCGTCTGAACGCATGGAAGATGAATATTAGCAAGGTGTTTGGTAGTATAAAATCAGTTGTAGGTTTGACTTGA
- the LOC134189103 gene encoding uncharacterized protein LOC134189103, translating to MNVDEKKNPWTRLVEREALLLDQFILTEDLLSVFASENLITKDELDHLRSLHDEKEKTSTLLIDILQYQDPTLFPMFCELLRNDNQQELADSLSSESVESKKKLKPVRFVKRKRSRWDEKYINSLARQLGFTCVLIFVLLVMLVIFDVQP from the coding sequence ATGAATGTAGATGAGAAGAAGAACCCTTGGACTAGACTCGTCGAGAGGGAAGCGTTGTTACTAGATCAATTCATATTAACAGAAGACCTTTTGTCGGTTTTTGCCTCGGAAAATCTCATCACAAAAGACGAACTGGATCATCTTCGCTCTCTACACGACGAGAAGGAAAAAACCTCGACTCTTCTGATTGATATATTACAGTATCAAGACCCCACACTGTTTCCCATGTTCTGCGAATTACTTCGAAACGACAACCAGCAAGAACTAGCTGACAGTCTGAGCAGTGAGAGTGTGGAAAGCAAGAAGAAACTCAAACCTGTGCGGTTTGTAAAGAGGAAGCGTTCGCGTTGGGATGAGAAATATATAAACAGTCTTGCCAGACAGCTGGGATTTACATGTGTTCTTATTTTTGTGCTTCTTGTAATGCTGGTGATTTTCGATGTACAACCCTAG